The following are encoded together in the Actinoplanes sp. N902-109 genome:
- a CDS encoding Gfo/Idh/MocA family protein, translating to MAATRVGIIGAGGVAQRHARVLSALPDVQVAGVTDVVPEAAGRLAAEHGSRAFPDVPALLAAGLDAAYVCVPPFAHGAAERAVIEAGLPLFVEKPIAINVDIATEINDLIAQRSVITAVGHHWRYLAVVEEARRLLGDRPVRLVTGAWLDKVPPVGWWPHQDRSGGPVVEQAAHVLDLARHLAGEVDEVAAFGNGTPPGVAGADVDGATAAILRFRSGAVGTLGQTCVLGWKEKAGLEVYADGLALAISETGLVVRDADGVREVASDPESARVAVDHAFVQAVRGEADDIRVPYAEALATHRLALAVAQAAAKGTVTHA from the coding sequence ATGGCGGCGACACGGGTGGGGATCATCGGCGCGGGCGGGGTGGCGCAACGGCATGCGCGGGTGCTGTCCGCGTTGCCGGATGTGCAGGTGGCGGGCGTGACCGATGTCGTGCCGGAGGCGGCCGGGCGGCTGGCGGCCGAGCACGGCAGCCGGGCTTTCCCGGACGTGCCGGCCCTGCTGGCGGCGGGGCTCGACGCGGCATATGTCTGCGTACCGCCGTTTGCCCACGGGGCCGCCGAACGGGCGGTCATCGAGGCTGGTCTGCCACTCTTCGTGGAAAAGCCGATAGCGATCAACGTGGACATAGCCACCGAGATCAATGACCTTATTGCTCAGCGTAGTGTAATTACTGCTGTGGGTCACCACTGGCGGTATCTGGCAGTGGTCGAGGAGGCCCGCCGGCTGCTCGGCGACCGGCCGGTGCGGCTGGTCACCGGTGCCTGGCTGGACAAGGTGCCGCCGGTGGGCTGGTGGCCCCACCAGGACCGCTCCGGCGGCCCGGTCGTGGAACAGGCCGCACACGTCCTGGATCTGGCCCGGCACCTGGCCGGTGAGGTCGACGAGGTGGCGGCGTTCGGCAACGGCACCCCACCTGGCGTGGCCGGCGCCGACGTCGACGGGGCCACCGCGGCCATCCTGCGCTTCCGCAGCGGCGCGGTCGGCACCCTGGGCCAGACCTGCGTGCTGGGCTGGAAGGAGAAGGCCGGGCTCGAGGTGTACGCCGACGGGCTGGCCCTGGCGATCAGCGAGACCGGGCTCGTGGTGCGCGACGCCGACGGTGTCCGCGAGGTCGCGAGCGACCCCGAGAGCGCCCGGGTGGCAGTCGACCACGCGTTCGTCCAGGCCGTCCGGGGCGAGGCCGACGACATCCGGGTCCCGTACGCCGAGGCGCTGGCCACCCACCGCCTCGCCCTCGCCGTCGCGCAGGCCGCGGCCAAGGGCACGGTGACCCATGCGTGA
- a CDS encoding glucosyl-3-phosphoglycerate synthase, whose protein sequence is MGDLTAVPVVEAWTTYRTSNAAQWTAGRLARTKRGNRVSVVIPARNEEETVGAIVATIRRDLIEQVRLVDEILVVDSRSTDATAEVARAAGARVVAQDDVTRGLPRMEGKGDALWAGLAASTGDIVAFVDGDLREFSSRFVTGLLGPLLSDPSVEFVKGFYHRPLVGASGVEPDGGGRVTELAARPLISLFWPELAGFVQPLAGEYAGRRSTLERIPFVSGYGVEIAMLIDLLDLAGLDALAQVDLGERFHRHQGTEALGRMSAQIMVTAWSRLHRRGLVSEPLPPATLLTQFRRGGDNALPHLDREIVVTDTVVTERPPLASLATVPAAVA, encoded by the coding sequence ATGGGTGATCTGACCGCAGTGCCCGTCGTCGAGGCCTGGACGACGTACCGCACCAGCAACGCCGCACAGTGGACGGCGGGCCGGCTGGCCCGGACCAAACGGGGCAACCGGGTCAGCGTCGTCATTCCCGCTCGTAACGAGGAGGAAACCGTCGGCGCCATCGTCGCCACGATCCGGCGCGACCTGATCGAACAGGTCCGGCTGGTCGACGAGATCCTCGTGGTCGACTCGCGCTCCACCGACGCGACCGCCGAGGTCGCCCGGGCGGCCGGCGCCCGGGTGGTCGCCCAGGACGACGTCACCCGCGGGCTGCCCCGGATGGAGGGCAAGGGGGACGCGCTGTGGGCCGGGCTCGCCGCCAGCACCGGCGACATCGTGGCCTTCGTCGACGGCGACCTGCGCGAGTTCTCGTCACGCTTCGTCACCGGGCTGCTCGGTCCGCTGCTCAGCGACCCGTCGGTCGAGTTCGTCAAGGGCTTCTACCACCGGCCGCTGGTCGGGGCGAGCGGCGTGGAGCCGGACGGCGGCGGCCGGGTCACCGAGCTGGCCGCCCGCCCGCTGATCAGCCTGTTCTGGCCCGAACTGGCCGGTTTCGTGCAGCCGCTGGCCGGCGAGTACGCGGGCCGGCGCAGCACGCTGGAGCGGATCCCGTTCGTGTCCGGCTACGGCGTCGAGATCGCCATGCTGATCGACCTGCTCGACCTGGCCGGGCTGGACGCGCTGGCCCAGGTCGACCTCGGCGAGCGGTTCCACCGGCACCAGGGCACCGAGGCGCTGGGCCGGATGTCCGCGCAGATCATGGTGACCGCCTGGTCCCGGTTGCACCGCCGTGGACTGGTCAGCGAACCGCTGCCGCCGGCCACCCTGCTCACCCAGTTCCGCCGCGGCGGGGACAACGCGCTGCCGCACCTGGACCGCGAGATCGTCGTCACCGACACCGTGGTCACCGAGCGACCGCCGCTGGCGTCGCTCGCCACCGTCCCGGCCGCCGTCGCATGA
- a CDS encoding glycosyltransferase produces MRVLVNAGPWLPVPPVGYGGIENIVATLVPELRRLGIEVVLASVGESTLAADEHLSVFPTGRFELLQRPYNQVCGVVPAHQDAVVRRVAEGDIDLVHDHVEAAGLATLAALGPDGPPGLHTLHWDLQKHPELYGRFDGRGRVHVNGVSADQLSHAPAALRAAAVGHVHLATPLAAEPLPEVDRHGRVVVLGRINPGKGQDLAARLAHAYGFDLVLAGPVGPYHSAAQLAAADPQNPDVRFWREQVAPHVDGDRVRWAGTVTGRARDELVAGAAAALFPLRWNEPGGTAVVEALALGTPVVGIARGCLPELIEHGRTGLLTSAEEELGELVRAAVALDPAECRAEATRRFTPAVMAAGYAGLYERVLAGAAALI; encoded by the coding sequence ATGAGGGTCCTGGTGAACGCCGGGCCGTGGCTGCCGGTCCCGCCGGTCGGCTACGGCGGCATCGAGAACATCGTCGCGACGCTGGTCCCGGAGTTGCGCCGGCTCGGCATCGAGGTGGTGCTGGCCAGCGTCGGTGAGAGCACGCTGGCCGCCGACGAGCACCTGTCGGTGTTCCCGACCGGCCGCTTCGAGCTGCTGCAACGGCCGTACAACCAGGTCTGCGGGGTGGTGCCGGCGCACCAGGACGCGGTGGTGCGCCGGGTCGCCGAGGGCGACATCGACCTCGTGCACGACCATGTCGAGGCGGCCGGCCTGGCCACCCTGGCGGCGCTCGGCCCGGACGGCCCGCCCGGCCTCCACACCCTGCACTGGGACCTGCAGAAACATCCCGAGCTGTACGGCCGGTTCGACGGCCGGGGACGGGTGCACGTCAACGGTGTGTCCGCCGACCAGCTCAGCCATGCCCCGGCCGCCCTGCGGGCCGCCGCCGTCGGGCACGTGCACCTGGCCACCCCGCTCGCCGCCGAGCCGCTGCCGGAGGTGGACCGGCACGGGCGGGTGGTGGTGCTGGGCCGGATCAACCCGGGCAAGGGGCAGGATCTCGCGGCCCGGCTCGCCCATGCGTACGGCTTCGACCTGGTGCTGGCCGGGCCGGTGGGGCCGTACCACTCCGCCGCGCAGCTCGCCGCGGCCGACCCGCAGAACCCGGACGTACGGTTCTGGCGCGAGCAGGTCGCGCCGCACGTCGACGGCGACCGGGTTCGCTGGGCCGGCACGGTGACCGGACGGGCCCGCGACGAGCTGGTGGCCGGCGCCGCCGCCGCGCTGTTCCCGCTGCGGTGGAACGAGCCGGGCGGCACCGCGGTGGTCGAGGCGCTGGCGCTGGGCACCCCGGTGGTCGGGATCGCCCGGGGCTGCCTGCCCGAGCTGATCGAGCACGGCCGCACCGGCCTGCTCACCAGCGCCGAGGAGGAGCTGGGCGAGCTGGTCCGCGCGGCCGTCGCGCTGGACCCGGCGGAGTGCCGCGCCGAGGCCACCCGCCGGTTCACCCCGGCGGTGATGGCAGCCGGGTACGCCGGTCTGTACGAGCGGGTGCTCGCCGGGGCGGCGGCATTGATCTGA